TCCGTGTTTATGTTGCCACTGATGTGGCCATGAAGCTGATGCTTACTGAGCGACCACACTCAGTAGAAGATCTGAAGAGCCTAATGCAGGAGAAGTTCAAGCCAAGGCTGGACTTTGACTTTACCCTGGCTTATGAAGATCCAGACTTTGGTGGACAACTTACCGTTCTTTCGGACATTCAGGAGTTGCCTGAGAAGGGCACATTGAAAGTCGTGAACTCTGAAAGTGATGATGGCTCAACTGCAAGTTCTGATACAGACATACTCCCACATGTGCCTTTAACACAGCGTCAGAAGTCTTGGCCTGATTATTTCCCCATGCCTACTTTTTCTTATGAAGTGGAGCACATACTCGAAGAAGGAAATGCTGCCTTTGATAGATCTgggaaaacactgaagctgtcGAGGTCCCAAAAGCACAACATCCTTGAAAACATGGCTGAACAGATGCATAGCTTCAAACCATACCCACATGACAAGGAAGTGGGTAAGGCAGCTGAAGCTCTGATTACAGCACATCCATGTCTCAGAGAACTCGCAAGTCAGACTGGATGGTATGGATGGAAGATCTCCTTGAAATTCAAGATGGGGAATTATCGTACCAAGCTTGCCAGATCTGGGTGTGCAGAGGTGCTGGTCAATACAGGCAGGAAGAGCCAAACCAACCCTTTAAGCCAACCACCCCATTGCAACATCAAACGAGCCAAACGAGCTGAAGTGAACTTCCTACCCAACTTTCCCCACGGAGAGAACCAGGCCAGTTTGGAGCAAATGCGACTTCAAATCCTGCAAGAAGTTGTTCTGATTCAGAAGCTAATGCAGTCGACCTTTTCCCTTCATCACAAAGACATTGTCGAGGGAAATCCTCAGGTGGGGGACTTTTTGGAGAGATGGCCAGCCCTGCGTGTTCAGACGCAGGTAAAAACTGTTCCTCTTATGTTTGCCATATAGTAACATGAACATAAATGCTTCCCTGTGAAAATCCAAGTAGAAAACTCTCAATTAATCTAtatacatgaatgtgtttttatgtctgcAGGTTTTTGCGGAGTTCCATAGAATCACAAATGTGAACTTGCGCAGCCAATTCTACTGCGAGCTTGATCGACACACACCAAAACTAGTTGCCCTGTACAGGGAGAAGGCAACCAAGACAGGCAAGACGGCAGAAGCACTGCGGGATATCCTCAGGGTTTATGACTGCCAGGTAAGTTTAAGATGAATTTCGCCATTGGCACAATGTTGCTCATATATATTGTGCAGACATTACAGATTGGGCCATCTCTACTATGTGAGCGTGAGACGAGCTGAATTAAGCTGAACAGTACTAACgtgtactttgtgtttgattcgTTTTGATTTTATGAGGcaggtatttaaaaatgtgCGCACCGTGTCCACATAGTTCATCTgctaaacacaacacaacacaacaagtgCACAGtaaggacatcagggttaaagtgaccagaacgaTCATGATCTGACTGACACTAtagattaataactaaatacatgtggttaTCAGTTTTTGTGAGCGACACAGacgggcagacacacacacactgcagacagaaGTGTTAGAAGTACTTTCCCTCGATTATCACACAGagattttttaaacttcattgttgcagaataAGCTATGCCCTGTTTATCTAGGAAGATAAATAtcatttctgcaggtttttataaaaatctaaagtttgaatcatggggggggggggcaccctGATACAGTAGATTCTGCACACAGGTCTAAACTGAATTAATGTCGAATTCAAGGTGATCACTGACCACCGTTGTATACAGATTTTTTgctaaaattaaatatttgtataattaCTTTTCCTTTTATTCAAGGAACAAGTGGATGTTGACATGAAGCGCATTCTGACCCTTCGTGCACTCCCTGTGTACCTACGGGAGGATGGCTCACAATTCTTCAAGACCTTCTGTGTAAGTACTCAATTCACGCACTGAAATGTCAATATCAGTTACTACTGTAAGTATGACAAATTGTATAGGAAACCAACTTGAATACCTCTTGCAGCATTTTAGCAATTCAAATACActagatttgtattttttttgttcatctcaattcaatgtgaaaatgtgatttgtcAAAGACTTATTGGTGACTGTTATCATGCCTCCTATACATGAAGTAATATCTTTCTAGAAATTACCCAAGTGTAAGAAATTAGGATGAAATCCACACTCCTTGTTTCATCCAAAAATGTATCCCTCAGTTTAGTTGAAGCTAATATAtgcatttaaagtttaaaaaaaagcaataaacatATACAACTCCCAGGAATTGACCCtttactgcagctcagcaaGAAAAATGTACAGAAGGAAAAAAGACTTGATACAGATGATATGACCAGGTTCTCTAAACATGCATTTTGACCTGTGAGTGTTACATCAAGACACACTAGGGGTAATATCAACTTGTTCTTTTTTGGGAGATCACAGATGAGCATACAGTGCATGATTTGCAAACTTGCTTCTGAAATTATCCCTTTAACTGGATTGCTTGTATTTTGCAGCGGGAAGATGAGCCAGACATTTCAGACACTCCTGTGGCTCTACTTACTCTCGTCACTGAAGACGCCAGTGCTGCAGTCCACTTTAATGCAGTGAACACTTCTGTTGTGGTGGAGGACGAAATTGTTGTCGGTGATCTCCCCAGGTTGACAGATGCGCTCGTTCTTTGTTTTGGCTTGTTCTATGCACTGCATTTAAATTATCCACAACAACTAATCAACACATTCACCTTCATACAGAAGATGGTGATGTGTCTTGATGATGCAACATTTCCAATTGGGGAACTTAAGTTGAAGTTAACGTTTTGGcttacctttttatttattggttaacaatgtattttatttgcacttttaaataaacctttattggttattttctttatttgcacTTTTAAATAACccttgtttattgtttaagtaAATTTGCTGCAATGGACATTTATGGTTACTTGTTTAATAGAAATGCCAATATTTCAACGAAATAGTGAAGTTGCTGGAAATGTTTCAagttaattgttttattttaaataaaaaacttgaaTTGTAATAATGGagttgtattcatatttttgaGCATTGCTAACTAAGAATGgcgaattttttttttttttttaattttaagttgACTAGTAGTAATTTTGTTGAGTGACTTTCCGTCAGTGTTGGAGTGTAGCACAGTCACAATTTTTAAGTTAATTTCCCCTAGCCTTTAAGTTGTGCAAAATCAAATTTTTTAGTAAATGAATAGTCAGTGCAATGTAAATCTAAGAAGCATTGTTAACTTAATTTGATTGAGCatgctgaaatgaaaaatttTAGGAAATGTACCAAATAGATTTAAGTTCagataaactaaaaaaaaaattaattttcaAGTTGACAAATGTAAATCTTTTAAGTACTACTTTACTTAAAAGTTATGGTTCTgttacttaattttttttaggTAATCAGTTACCTCAAACATTTTGAGTACTGTGACTACTCACATGTAAGTGGGTGAAGGCCCCACTTACATGTGGGGTACCTTAAGGATCCGTTCTAGGCCCTGTCCTATTCTCCCTATATATGCGGCCCCTAGAATCAacttttgaaaaatataatgtcTCTTTTCACTGCTTTGCAGATGACATTCAGTTATACTTGCCCCTGAACGTTAAAACTAAGACTTCACTGCAGCCCCTGCTTGACTGCCTAAATGACATAAAATCCTGGATGAATTCAAACTTCctcaaattaaataacaataagaCTGAGGTTATTGTATTTGGACACTCTGAACTGCAAGATGTGTTCACCCTTGGCCGTCTGGCTCCTAATATTCACTCCACTGTAAAGAGTCTTGGTGTTCATTTTGACAGGGTTTTGGAATTCGAAAAGCAAATTCCCTCAGTTGTCAGGTTTAGCTTTTTtcaacaaagacatgaacccaGAAGCACGACACTTGAGCAGTTTTGGGAGTAGCAAGAGTTCTGTTTTAATGGACGATAGCAAACAAATCGGATAGGGAGCAGGCaaaaagggaatccagggtccagAAGGCAGGTCAGAGCAGAGATCAGGCAGAGCAGTGAAACAAGGGATAACGCTGGAAAGctaggaaaaacacacaagacgATCTGGcaaagaacagaggaaatggGCAGGTATATATACTGGGTGACTGATGACTGATtgaaagcaggtgagtctgggggtggggcaggtaaTGGGATCCGTGGGAAGAGAAGTTTCCCTAAGCCTAAAGTTGTGACACTCCAAGCCAAAGTAAAGGCCTATCTCCCACAAAAAGACATAGAGAGGGTGATCCATGCCTTTTTAACCTCCCGTCTTGATTATTTAAATTCCCTGTATGTGGGCTGAGACCAATTCTCTATTAAACGCCTGTAGCTCatccaaaatgctgctgctcgcctcctgactaggaagaaaaagagagaccaTACATCCCTAaactggcttcctgtttgtcagaGCATCGATTTTAATACCTACtgttaacttttaaatctctaaACAGACTGGCACTGCCTTACATTACCGACATACCTTAGACAAGGCTCATAACCAAAGGTGATCGCTCCTTCGCAGTAGCCGCCCCCAAATTTGCGgaacaacctaccacttcacattagatctgccccctctctaacacactttaaatcaatacttaaaacacatctgttctgCTTGGCTTTCTCCTCGAGTTGAGTACGTTTTTATctcagctgattttatttattttatatttaattttctcttattttaattattttatttctattttatttttactacttGCACTATGATGTATTACATGTTACTGTCCTCTTGTTGTACCATTACACTTGTGAAGCAgtttggtcaaccaagttgttttatatgttctatataaataaagattgacattgacattgacacaGTTACCGACACTCCGGCACCAGACTCCTCTCCCAAGGCTCCCGTTCCGGTCCTGCCAGCCAGCTGCGTGGTGGAGGCGGTTTCCTGGGGGGTGGAGGAAAAGGTGCTCCATGCCCAAGAGGATCTGCAGGTTCCTGATGGCTGTCCTGCCAGTCATCTGTTTGTGCCACGTACCCAGCCTTTAcagtctaccttggatggttacgATATAATGGCTAATtatcaaaatctctattcaggAAATGAATAAGATGTTCTAACTTTCAGCTTCTTTCATTGATCAGCTGGTAAAGCACTTGCTGTATTGAAGTTAATTTGTAGTATGCTAAAATATTTCTATCATTTAAATTCTGTAGAAGCCCAACTTATGAAAACTGTTTGCACaaaggtttttgttgtttgttgcctCCACAGATATCCATGGTCTGGCCAGTTCAATCATAGCACAACACACATCATTAAACTCAATCAAATTTCATCTATTAATGTGTAATAAGTTTTGTCCTTCCTGAACAGTGacttcaatcagctgtaaacacaatcagtacaattagcacagttcaatgacaatatACACCTACATACATCtaactgaaaaatgatctaatgaatctaatcttaccctctttcttctctgtcgatTCCTGAACTTTTCAATGCTactgcaagagctgcaaggtccaGTTGGATGTACCggaagttccttcatactggctcatagtacgtcttagtacgtcatagtacaggcagctggaaaacaacatgagtatattattaacaaatggaaatagcctcgctacatcaccgttggaagatccacagcaaacaaacacagttactaaacagttacttacatacaatggcgtcattttccacacGGCAAATCCGAACTTGCAGCGAGAGCTTCggccaaatgtgcagtgactgcctcgttgtgggtggggctcaggctgtgaaaacacaatgatgaaatagatcagataaagtaaacgtatacaatgtattttatacagcacagcgcgtctcttctttaatcttacccTTGCTCCGGTCCGTGGCGCcggccatttgcctcagaggcGTGAAGAGACGGActgtttcctataaaatacaaccGGACAAAAAGTtatgtttatgaaaaaacttaacgagaacaaactcGAGTTTAAGCagttcgtacatatttaaacatacactacttctgctcaagcactcgatgctctcttcttcttttagcaactttctcgcgaatcccacagttgttaacacgctattcagatctGCGAGGTACTTAGtttagcagttagcaatggcttctctctgtagcttAGCTCTTACAGTAATTTGGGGATTGTGTGCCCGTTATATGtcaagcacagtgttttggtgtcagcaaaAAGACATCTCTTCgatgtatcatcagatgtaccctgaaaattgtatcactgattacactcattatagcatacttacttatataaggcaaatctattcaagctacaatttatgattctataattacactaagcctgatgtatttataaGAGAGGttttcttaaaagggagttagtaccttttagaaaaaggtgtaacctctgcaccactgagtgaaactatcctgatttgcatttgttaagATCAAAGTTTTGTCAGTTACATGTGAAGGCCTCCCCTAGACCTAGATTTTTTTGTCCAAATTCAGTGTAGTTAATAATTGTATATTCAAATGTAATTAGAAATGGGTTTCggggaaatattattaaatataacatttctaGGTCATATGTCAGAACAAGATCTAGTGTGCGATTaaaacagtgagtgagtggggtTATTTACATTGAGTGTATCAGTGAGCATTACCTTAAGACATAAGTTGCTTATCCCAtcctttttcagtgtttccttctCCCAAATCTTAAAAATTGCTTCTTAAGTACCAAGTTGCTGATTGGGAGTCGGTGAACGGTGGATTAGGTATTGGTAGATAGGTACTTTAACATCCCGGTAACCAATTTAAATTTATTGAGTAGTTGTTGAAAAGTAGTGTAAAATTGTGAAGACTCCAAGAACATGCTgccttttatttaaacatactTTAAGTAGATACTTCACCAGGTCCTTTGCACTCCACCTATAGGACCCTGTtcttatggggggggggggtggatgtgACAAAGCTGGAgttgtcctgctgtgttgttgtgcttgtgtatgtgtttcagGTTCCTGTAGGCAGAGACAGACCATAGTAATCAGCAGGGATGTGGAACACCTGTGCTGACAAGTATTTAAGAGCGCTGAAGACTGGGCTCGCCCTTCGctccactctctccttcaccaggtCCACCACCACATGGACATGGCAGTGGCACCATCTTGATAATTGTTtgattcttatttttatacacacagacacattacaGACACCACTGACATAACTGATTACCGTGTTTACTTTATGTTagtatttctttgtttataaATACTTCAACTGCTACACTTTTTGAACTTCCTCCTTACTTGTTACACAACAGAGCCAAGCTCAGTAGAGCTTTTGATCtgagtgacctcatattatatAGACtacattttatcattatatttttgGTTCTAATGTAGTGCTTGTATTCATTTCCATTAGGTCTGTACACTTGTCTCCTGCTTACTTTTGATTTAACTCATGTAGGTGGTCAGGGGCAGACAGTTTCTGTTGAGTCTTTCTTTAGTTTCTGCAGACACAGTAAATGCTTACTCCAGTGAGGAGATGGCTTTGACATGTGAGCTACACAAGACACAGCAATGGCTGCTAATTACTTCTGATTAGTGTctattgttaatgtgtaaagtgagcgcaggtcagcgggtgagtgaggagggaggacatgcagcagcacgGTAAAAGGATACCTGGCCTATAATGTGTATCTGCAGCAATCCTGAAGGACTGGCAGTGATGATTTGGTTGATCTATGTCGTGGTTCCATAgtgtaatggtcagcactctggactttgaatccagtgatccgagTTCAACTCTTGGTTGAACCTCAGattagtttatatttttcaggAAATATGGAGGATGAACAATGTGGCAGAAGGTCTCTGTCCTGTACTATGAAGCAGGATTTTAACTCACTTTGTAGTATAGGCCCCAGGTGGTCAGTTGtgttcacaacacagaaatctctgtagcATTAAGGTGAGGGATAATGTAACATATAAAGTTCGCTGTGGCTATCACATGTCTAT
The sequence above is drawn from the Hippoglossus hippoglossus isolate fHipHip1 chromosome 7, fHipHip1.pri, whole genome shotgun sequence genome and encodes:
- the LOC117764862 gene encoding uncharacterized protein LOC117764862 — translated: MRLQILQEVVLIQKLMQSTFSLHHKDIVEGNPQVGDFLERWPALRVQTQVFAEFHRITNVNLRSQFYCELDRHTPKLVALYREKATKTGKTAEALRDILRVYDCQEQVDVDMKRILTLRALPVYLREDGSQFFKTFCREDEPDISDTPVALLTLVTEDASAAVHFNAVNTSVVVEDEIVVGDLPRLTDALVLCFGLFYALHLNYPQQLINTFTFIQKMVMCLDDATFPIGELKLKFL